A single region of the Parasphingorhabdus litoris DSM 22379 genome encodes:
- a CDS encoding serine hydrolase domain-containing protein, which translates to MNIRKLLVIGSLLFSAPLAGQAKEAPTDYDRALAAGYKAQFICSGLWNGGKSLADIEADELTGIYDHIAKIVPTLTASIDQETRQVQVRYSDVMPPRIAIWNPMTGCTGMPIGFAGIELEEPPQLRSFSDDLPWPMGDKGAVFKTSNLSKKIRPIASAAFDPSKYGGKTSAVIVIKDDKIVTERYKNGHDRHTAQRTWSVAKSIAGTLIGHSVHQGFSNVDAPAKIVEWQSVFDQRRTITLDHLMRMSSGLISDTAGNRTDPIYMGGATVTQRAVNWPLLYPPGSRFRYANNDTLLAVYAARSGPFEPYDFFQKIGMTRTYAETDWQEHPILSSQVWTTARDLGRLGILYLNNGLWPYGADRPERLLPESWRKYVSTASGPQPDREFGYGATFWLMNKSDGIPADTFAAFGNRGQYLVIIPSLDTVIVRRGYDTRSNRFDIATFTRDIVKVSGS; encoded by the coding sequence GTGAATATCAGAAAATTGCTTGTAATCGGTAGTCTGCTTTTCTCCGCTCCACTGGCAGGACAAGCTAAAGAAGCACCAACTGATTATGACCGGGCTCTGGCTGCTGGATATAAAGCCCAATTTATTTGCTCCGGTCTTTGGAATGGTGGCAAGTCACTTGCCGATATCGAAGCTGATGAATTAACGGGCATCTATGACCATATCGCTAAGATCGTACCAACGCTCACCGCAAGTATCGATCAAGAAACACGGCAAGTGCAAGTCCGCTATAGTGACGTCATGCCGCCGCGTATTGCTATCTGGAATCCCATGACAGGCTGCACAGGAATGCCGATCGGTTTTGCTGGCATAGAACTCGAAGAACCACCGCAGCTGCGCTCTTTTAGCGATGATTTGCCTTGGCCAATGGGTGATAAAGGTGCTGTTTTCAAAACGTCAAATTTGAGCAAAAAAATACGCCCAATCGCATCGGCTGCTTTCGATCCCAGCAAATATGGCGGAAAGACAAGTGCGGTTATCGTGATCAAAGACGACAAGATAGTGACCGAGCGGTACAAAAACGGGCATGATCGCCATACTGCCCAGCGTACTTGGTCCGTTGCAAAGTCAATCGCTGGTACGTTGATCGGACATAGCGTGCATCAAGGTTTTTCAAACGTAGATGCACCGGCGAAAATCGTCGAATGGCAGAGCGTCTTTGATCAACGCCGGACCATAACGCTCGACCACTTAATGCGGATGTCCAGCGGATTGATCAGCGATACCGCAGGCAATCGCACCGACCCGATTTACATGGGTGGCGCCACCGTTACCCAAAGAGCCGTAAACTGGCCGCTGCTCTATCCGCCAGGCAGCCGGTTTCGCTATGCCAATAACGATACTTTACTAGCTGTATATGCTGCACGTTCAGGCCCTTTTGAACCTTATGATTTTTTCCAAAAAATTGGCATGACGCGAACCTATGCAGAAACGGACTGGCAGGAACATCCTATACTTTCTAGCCAAGTTTGGACCACTGCCCGCGATTTAGGCAGATTGGGAATATTATATTTGAACAATGGCCTGTGGCCTTATGGAGCCGACAGACCAGAACGTCTGCTCCCCGAAAGCTGGCGCAAATATGTTAGTACCGCTTCCGGACCGCAGCCAGATCGCGAATTTGGCTATGGCGCTACTTTTTGGTTGATGAACAAATCAGATGGTATTCCAGCGGACACTTTTGCTGCCTTTGGAAATCGCGGGCAGTATCTCGTTATTATTCCTTCACTGGATACGGTGATCGTTAGACGTGGCTATGACACGCGCAGCAATCGCTTTGATATAGCGACTTTCACACGGGACATTGTGAAAGTTTCAGGTTCATGA
- a CDS encoding mechanosensitive ion channel, with amino-acid sequence MDGLRIGNYALDTELMMEWGEKLGIALIILLLTWVVAKGAKWAFAKLVDNISFLQRDTGSGESIGMSLGKIVSLLIWLFGLIAVLSTFGLNSVIEPLQTLLDDVMGFIPNIIGAGIIFFVGSIVANIVKQIVETAMMTVNLDKWANKAGAEEVTGNSTISKTIGTIVYVLIIIPIAILALDALNMSSITGPATSLLNTIFTSIPLVIGAAILLGIAYMIARWVGGLIEEVLPGLGVDRSVNALGILPENTTVSSVVSKVVIIAIMLFAAIAATRMLQFPELTSILNEVLALGGKVIFGGVIIGFGFMIANILSKIVSGASEGGLSGQIVKYATIVLFVAMGLKYMGLADSIINMAFGALVIGGGVAAALAFGLGGRDAAAKTLEDLRTSKPKAPAARKTAARKPAEK; translated from the coding sequence ATGGATGGATTGAGAATAGGAAACTATGCGCTCGACACCGAGCTCATGATGGAATGGGGGGAGAAGCTTGGCATAGCGCTAATAATTCTTCTACTGACATGGGTTGTGGCAAAGGGCGCCAAATGGGCGTTTGCTAAACTGGTCGACAATATCAGTTTCCTGCAACGTGATACTGGTTCTGGTGAATCCATTGGAATGTCGCTGGGCAAGATCGTATCTTTGCTTATTTGGCTCTTTGGTCTCATCGCCGTGCTTTCCACATTCGGACTGAACAGCGTTATCGAACCGCTGCAGACTTTGCTCGATGACGTAATGGGCTTCATTCCCAACATTATCGGTGCCGGCATCATATTCTTCGTCGGCTCGATTGTTGCGAATATCGTGAAGCAAATCGTTGAAACAGCAATGATGACTGTAAACCTGGACAAGTGGGCCAACAAAGCAGGTGCCGAAGAAGTTACGGGCAACAGCACGATCAGCAAGACCATCGGCACAATTGTCTATGTTCTGATCATCATTCCGATTGCCATCTTGGCTCTGGATGCGCTCAACATGTCATCTATCACCGGTCCAGCAACTTCGTTACTGAACACGATCTTTACCTCTATCCCGCTTGTTATTGGCGCAGCCATTCTGCTTGGCATCGCCTATATGATCGCACGCTGGGTTGGTGGTTTGATCGAGGAAGTACTCCCAGGTCTGGGCGTCGATCGTTCGGTGAATGCCCTGGGCATCTTGCCTGAAAACACAACCGTTTCTTCGGTGGTTTCCAAGGTTGTGATCATCGCGATTATGCTGTTTGCAGCAATTGCGGCAACCCGGATGCTGCAATTCCCTGAACTGACCAGCATTCTCAATGAAGTGCTGGCACTGGGCGGCAAAGTCATCTTTGGCGGCGTTATCATTGGCTTCGGCTTCATGATTGCCAATATTCTGTCGAAAATTGTTAGTGGTGCGTCAGAAGGCGGTTTGAGTGGTCAGATCGTCAAATATGCGACGATCGTTTTGTTCGTTGCCATGGGCCTGAAATATATGGGCCTTGCAGACTCCATCATCAACATGGCCTTCGGCGCTTTGGTTATCGGCGGCGGCGTTGCAGCTGCTCTTGCCTTTGGATTGGGCGGCCGCGATGCAGCAGCCAAAACGCTTGAAGACTTGCGCACGAGCAAACCAAAAGCGCCCGCTGCCCGCAAAACAGCAGCGCGGAAGCCAGCTGAAAAATAA
- a CDS encoding replication-associated recombination protein A, protein MDDFFTMDDSSQEKDEIPANAPLAEKLRPRNLNDVVGQDQLVGDDGALKRMVKASKLSSIIFWGPPGTGKTSLARLLANETDLHFKAISAVFSGVADLKKVFAEAEQRQQTGKQTLLFVDEIHRFNRSQQDSFLPYVEKGTVILVGATTENPSFELNAALLSRTQVLILNRLDSSALEQLLVKAESLMKHALPVTEAARDALIASADGDGRFLLNQAETLFSLDIDEPLDAAALAKLLHRRMAVYDKDREGHYNLISALHKSLRGSDPQAALYYLARMLVAGEEPLYVLRRIVRFASEDIGLADPQALVQALAAKDAYDFLGSPEGELAIVQACLYCATAPKSNAAYKAQKSAWKSAKQTGSLMPPQNILNAPTKLMKEIGFGEGYSYDHESDEGFSGDNYWPEEMSPESFYQPVDRGFEHKIRERLDYWNDLRRKRNG, encoded by the coding sequence ATGGACGATTTCTTCACCATGGATGATAGTTCGCAAGAAAAGGATGAAATTCCTGCCAATGCGCCGCTGGCCGAAAAACTCAGGCCTCGTAATCTCAATGACGTTGTGGGTCAGGACCAGTTAGTAGGGGACGATGGCGCTCTCAAGCGCATGGTAAAGGCGAGCAAGCTCTCTTCGATCATTTTTTGGGGACCTCCAGGCACTGGTAAAACTAGCTTAGCGCGTTTGCTGGCCAACGAAACAGATCTGCATTTCAAAGCAATATCTGCCGTGTTTTCGGGTGTTGCAGATTTGAAAAAGGTTTTTGCAGAGGCAGAGCAGCGCCAACAGACGGGCAAGCAAACCCTGCTATTTGTGGATGAGATCCACCGTTTTAACCGATCTCAACAAGACAGTTTTCTGCCCTATGTTGAGAAAGGCACAGTGATATTGGTCGGCGCAACGACTGAAAACCCTTCCTTTGAACTCAACGCCGCTCTGCTTAGCCGGACGCAGGTGTTGATCCTCAATCGACTAGACAGCTCCGCATTGGAGCAACTGTTAGTCAAGGCAGAGTCATTGATGAAGCATGCCTTGCCCGTGACGGAAGCTGCTCGAGATGCTCTTATAGCTAGCGCTGATGGCGATGGGCGCTTTCTACTCAATCAAGCAGAGACGCTGTTTTCACTAGATATTGACGAACCGCTTGATGCCGCTGCGCTTGCGAAACTGCTTCATCGCCGCATGGCCGTCTATGACAAAGACCGCGAGGGTCATTATAATCTGATTTCGGCATTGCATAAATCTCTGCGCGGCTCTGATCCACAGGCTGCACTTTATTATCTCGCACGGATGCTGGTGGCAGGCGAAGAACCGCTTTATGTGCTGCGCCGAATAGTACGTTTTGCAAGCGAGGATATCGGGCTAGCCGACCCACAAGCCCTGGTTCAGGCATTGGCTGCCAAGGATGCATATGATTTTCTCGGCAGTCCGGAAGGTGAACTGGCGATTGTCCAAGCCTGTCTTTATTGCGCGACAGCGCCCAAATCCAATGCGGCGTATAAAGCGCAAAAATCTGCCTGGAAATCAGCCAAACAGACCGGATCCTTGATGCCGCCACAGAATATTCTCAACGCTCCGACAAAGCTGATGAAAGAAATCGGCTTTGGCGAAGGCTACAGCTATGACCATGAGAGTGATGAAGGTTTTTCCGGTGATAATTATTGGCCCGAAGAGATGAGCCCTGAGTCATTCTATCAGCCAGTAGACCGTGGCTTCGAGCATAAGATCAGGGAACGTCTCGATTATTGGAACGATTTAAGGCGCAAAAGAAATGGCTAG
- a CDS encoding TonB-dependent receptor, with product MRKSLLLAATAISAVASPAWAQVEDDVDDNVIIVTAQRQAQSLQEVPIAVSAFDAQALEAQQIENASDLQLTLPNVSFTKSNFTASSFTIRGIGDLCVGVTCDSATAIHLNDAPLFNTRLFETEYFDLERVEVLRGPQGTLFGRNATSGVVNVVTAKPELGEFKGSVEGQFGNFESYQVKAMVNVPIGDSLAFRAAGFYQNRDGYTKNLFDDSRIDGRDMYAVRGSIKWEPTPDTTVDLMAYYFREDDDRLRIQKQLCQRDPTGVLGCLNNRLDFDKNNTNANFTGVLGSSEFFAITFAGTPLAGLAPSLGLNSLYGPDGHANFDEPDNVREVRTDFTPEYFTDELQLQAHIEHDFGPIQVSVTGLYQETAVDSRQDYNLSILGRDTYVTALNTISAVPTFAPVAAAIIPNGPAGQLCTSDTDTIGLGSYGGNRICADTPISLDRSNQDNTSWSIEGIVSSDFDGPFNFLLGGIYAENNLGQNSYYVNAFAIDYIVGVLGAANGGFLATPYFRNNTREFELESYGIFGEVYFDISDELKFTGGLRYNNDKKFVEARSTLASFLVPFGQTADAFESPFVGLFDADPGTPGNQIVQQRNVAFDEITGRAVLDWQFTPDNLIYLSYSRGYKSGGINPPLQPIFAVPESFGSEQIDAFEIGSKNTFAGGAFQLNATAFYYKYKDLQLSRIIARTAVNDTVDADIYGAEIEAIVRPDPDWLINMGFSYLKSKVKGDQFFSNPRDPGGGRADAVIIKDITNGANCAVVPGTAGNAAGTNAFVNAINGGLGLQPTTAFPADGNIASTGAFGICSALEAQAAAIGAGFDPAGIQVLSPGVQVNLRGNDLPQAPNVKVSAGVQYTHNFDSGWTLVPRVDIAYTGDQTGSIFNGNVNKIEGFTQANASLQLNGNDDKWFVRAFVQNIFNSNSITGQYLTDASSGLFTNIFTLDPRRYGIGAGIKF from the coding sequence ATGCGTAAATCGCTACTATTAGCCGCCACAGCTATATCTGCTGTGGCTTCACCAGCATGGGCACAGGTTGAAGACGATGTTGATGATAACGTCATCATCGTGACTGCGCAGCGTCAGGCACAAAGCCTTCAGGAAGTGCCGATTGCCGTTTCGGCTTTTGACGCGCAAGCCTTGGAAGCACAGCAGATTGAGAATGCCTCAGATTTGCAACTCACGCTACCCAACGTCTCTTTCACCAAAAGCAACTTTACCGCGTCGAGCTTCACTATCCGTGGGATTGGCGACCTTTGCGTTGGCGTGACTTGCGATTCTGCAACCGCCATTCACTTGAACGATGCCCCGTTGTTCAATACGCGCTTGTTTGAAACCGAATATTTTGATCTGGAACGAGTCGAAGTTCTGCGTGGCCCTCAGGGCACTCTCTTCGGCCGTAATGCTACTTCGGGTGTGGTCAATGTGGTGACTGCTAAGCCGGAACTGGGTGAGTTTAAGGGTTCGGTAGAAGGCCAATTTGGTAACTTTGAATCCTATCAAGTCAAAGCCATGGTCAACGTGCCTATTGGTGACAGTCTCGCTTTCCGTGCGGCTGGTTTTTACCAAAACCGTGATGGCTATACCAAGAACCTGTTTGACGATTCACGGATCGACGGCCGCGACATGTATGCGGTTCGCGGTTCAATTAAATGGGAACCAACACCTGATACCACTGTTGACCTCATGGCTTATTATTTCCGCGAGGATGATGATCGTCTGCGTATTCAGAAGCAGCTTTGTCAACGGGATCCAACTGGCGTTCTGGGCTGTTTGAACAACCGCTTGGATTTCGACAAGAACAACACCAATGCCAACTTTACCGGTGTATTGGGATCGAGCGAATTTTTTGCGATTACTTTTGCAGGAACACCTCTTGCGGGATTGGCACCTAGCCTTGGTTTGAACAGTCTATATGGTCCAGACGGGCATGCGAATTTTGACGAGCCTGATAATGTTCGGGAAGTTCGAACCGATTTTACGCCAGAGTACTTTACTGATGAACTTCAGTTGCAGGCGCACATTGAGCATGACTTTGGACCGATCCAAGTATCGGTAACTGGTCTATATCAGGAAACGGCTGTTGATTCGCGACAAGATTACAACCTGTCGATCCTCGGCCGTGATACTTATGTGACGGCATTGAATACGATCTCAGCGGTGCCTACTTTCGCTCCTGTTGCTGCTGCGATCATCCCAAATGGACCCGCCGGCCAACTCTGCACATCTGATACCGACACAATCGGTTTGGGATCTTATGGTGGAAACCGGATTTGTGCTGATACGCCGATTTCATTGGATCGTTCTAATCAGGACAACACCAGTTGGTCGATAGAAGGCATTGTTTCGAGTGACTTCGATGGGCCATTTAACTTCCTTCTTGGTGGTATCTATGCCGAAAATAATCTGGGTCAAAATAGCTATTATGTGAACGCCTTCGCGATCGATTATATCGTTGGCGTATTGGGTGCAGCTAATGGCGGATTTTTGGCAACACCATATTTCCGAAACAATACGCGGGAATTTGAGCTGGAATCCTATGGTATTTTCGGTGAAGTCTATTTTGATATCAGTGATGAATTGAAGTTCACGGGTGGTTTGCGCTACAATAATGATAAGAAATTTGTTGAGGCGCGCTCAACACTGGCGAGCTTCCTGGTCCCATTCGGACAAACAGCGGATGCCTTTGAATCTCCATTTGTCGGTCTGTTTGATGCTGACCCAGGTACACCTGGTAATCAGATCGTCCAACAACGCAACGTTGCTTTTGATGAGATCACCGGACGGGCTGTTCTGGATTGGCAGTTCACACCTGACAACTTGATCTATCTATCCTACTCGCGTGGCTACAAGTCTGGTGGTATCAACCCGCCACTGCAACCGATTTTTGCAGTACCTGAATCCTTTGGATCAGAGCAAATTGATGCCTTCGAAATCGGTTCGAAAAACACTTTTGCGGGCGGCGCATTTCAACTTAATGCAACGGCTTTCTACTATAAATACAAAGACTTGCAGCTTAGTCGGATTATCGCGCGAACGGCCGTCAACGACACTGTCGATGCGGATATCTATGGTGCGGAGATCGAAGCGATCGTCCGTCCTGATCCGGACTGGTTGATCAATATGGGCTTCAGTTATCTGAAATCCAAAGTTAAGGGTGACCAGTTCTTCAGCAATCCACGTGATCCAGGTGGCGGACGCGCGGATGCAGTGATCATCAAAGACATTACCAATGGCGCCAACTGTGCCGTAGTTCCAGGTACTGCAGGCAATGCGGCCGGCACAAATGCCTTTGTTAACGCGATTAACGGTGGACTTGGGCTGCAACCTACCACTGCTTTCCCAGCCGATGGCAATATCGCCTCAACTGGCGCATTTGGAATATGTTCTGCGCTTGAGGCGCAGGCAGCAGCCATAGGCGCTGGTTTTGATCCAGCCGGCATTCAAGTGCTTAGCCCAGGTGTTCAAGTCAACTTGCGTGGTAATGATTTGCCGCAGGCTCCGAACGTGAAGGTGTCTGCCGGTGTGCAATATACGCATAACTTTGACAGTGGCTGGACGCTCGTACCGCGCGTTGACATTGCCTATACGGGTGATCAGACGGGCAGTATCTTCAATGGTAATGTGAACAAGATTGAGGGCTTTACGCAGGCCAATGCATCGCTGCAATTGAACGGCAATGATGACAAGTGGTTCGTCCGGGCCTTTGTTCAGAATATCTTCAACAGCAACTCGATCACGGGTCAGTATTTGACCGATGCATCTTCGGGTCTGTTCACGAATATCTTCACGCTGGATCCTCGCCGCTATGGCATCGGAGCTGGCATCAAGTTCTAA
- a CDS encoding surface-adhesin E family protein, which yields MARSPNFVAMIVLSMLIVPVAIAKDKPKLPDWYLVDEVIVDEAPDYRSDIFFADKSSVRNIDGLTSISVSQIVMAETNAGDNEISRIRDIRSTILIDCHKHMYAAMELTEFDGNEKLIRSETQSRAFAKWILPYADSGYVSVFRFACEPDQEFGSQEFPGHIQPLTAFKAYLNADWSK from the coding sequence ATGGCTAGATCTCCAAATTTCGTCGCGATGATTGTGCTTTCCATGTTGATTGTCCCGGTGGCAATCGCAAAAGATAAACCAAAACTGCCGGATTGGTATCTGGTTGACGAAGTGATTGTCGACGAAGCGCCAGATTATCGTTCAGACATCTTCTTTGCAGACAAATCGAGCGTCAGAAATATCGACGGGCTGACATCAATTTCAGTTTCCCAAATTGTTATGGCAGAAACCAATGCTGGCGATAACGAGATTTCCAGGATCAGGGATATCCGTTCAACGATATTGATCGACTGCCACAAACATATGTACGCCGCGATGGAGCTGACTGAATTTGATGGGAATGAAAAATTAATCCGGTCAGAAACCCAATCCCGAGCATTCGCGAAGTGGATATTGCCTTATGCAGATTCGGGCTATGTCAGTGTTTTTCGGTTTGCTTGTGAACCCGATCAGGAATTTGGATCACAGGAATTCCCCGGCCATATTCAGCCACTGACAGCGTTCAAGGCCTATCTTAATGCAGATTGGAGCAAATAG
- a CDS encoding NADPH:quinone oxidoreductase family protein — translation MSTSYTAAVCTALTGPDSVRLEEMEAQALRSGEIRIAVKAAGLNFPDLLMTYGKYQFRPDPPFVPGLEVAGEVIDVASGVTSFSVGDRVMGGSKGNGFAEQAVLRDTAVRPLPPSLSFAEGACWHGAAITAWHALNDKADLQPGESILILGASGGVGMAAVRLAKHKGAIVIATGSNETKRQAIEQAGADHSLDPSDADLAKQVKELTGGKGVDVVFDPVGGDLAITATRAISWGGRYLIVGFASGDIPAFPANHALIKGYSLIGLRAGESARRDPKLAQNSEQALRKLAEQGIMRPHISHRFALKNAADALKVLEQRAVIGRAVIDIAP, via the coding sequence ATGAGCACCAGCTATACCGCCGCTGTCTGCACTGCCTTAACCGGTCCTGATTCTGTTCGATTGGAGGAGATGGAAGCACAAGCCCTGCGATCCGGTGAAATTCGGATTGCTGTGAAAGCAGCGGGCCTCAATTTTCCGGATTTGCTGATGACCTACGGCAAATATCAATTTCGTCCCGATCCTCCTTTCGTTCCCGGCTTGGAGGTTGCGGGTGAAGTGATTGATGTTGCCTCCGGAGTCACCAGCTTCTCGGTAGGCGATCGCGTGATGGGTGGCAGTAAAGGAAATGGCTTTGCCGAACAGGCTGTCTTGCGGGACACTGCTGTCCGACCACTTCCCCCTTCTCTATCGTTCGCTGAAGGGGCTTGCTGGCATGGCGCAGCTATAACCGCATGGCATGCGTTAAACGATAAAGCGGATTTGCAGCCAGGAGAGAGCATCCTCATTCTTGGCGCAAGCGGCGGTGTTGGCATGGCCGCCGTTAGACTCGCCAAACATAAAGGCGCAATTGTCATAGCTACCGGATCCAACGAGACAAAACGCCAAGCGATTGAACAAGCTGGGGCTGACCATAGTTTGGATCCATCTGACGCCGATCTTGCCAAACAGGTCAAAGAGCTCACCGGAGGTAAGGGCGTGGATGTTGTGTTCGATCCCGTCGGTGGTGATTTAGCAATCACAGCAACACGCGCTATCTCTTGGGGCGGTCGTTATCTGATAGTCGGGTTTGCGAGCGGCGACATCCCCGCTTTCCCTGCCAATCACGCGCTTATCAAAGGATATAGTTTAATCGGTTTGCGCGCTGGCGAGAGCGCAAGGCGTGATCCAAAACTCGCGCAGAACAGTGAACAAGCGCTCCGCAAATTGGCCGAACAAGGCATCATGCGTCCCCATATTTCCCACCGCTTTGCATTAAAGAATGCGGCCGATGCCCTAAAAGTTCTGGAACAGCGCGCAGTCATTGGCCGGGCCGTTATCGATATCGCACCCTGA